TTACAATACGGAAATTCTAAATCAAAACTGGTTAAACTAAGTTAGTGTATTTTTATCAACAATGTCAAGTGAAAAAtgcgataaaaaatatgttttcgcgttggtacataatattgtagaattaGTTGTAAAGCAACTTAACTGTAATCTATGTACTcttatataaaaagtttttctcTCCATTCTGTGAACAAAAAATTTATTCGTCAAGTTGCTTTTTCTGTTAGTAATGGAGTGAATAATTTCATCATTTTACGCTTTACCAAtttttaccaataataattGATACTTTCTCGCGTcaaggtaaaaaaaatgtagacatTACTAAAAccattacaattttatgaaataaaaaacaattcaattgtataacattataattaaaattgttacaaaaccAACAACAGTCCATGTACTTATCAAACTTGAATTGTATTATCAAAACTATTATTACTTGCCCCATACCTACTACaactattatacattattacttatatattatggaaCATGTTCACTTATTAGCCGATATCATAGAGAGCACAAGCGGCGCGAAGTATGTTATTATGCAGTCGGCACCTGGAACAAGgaagacaataattatttttactccCTGtggaattttaaatagaaaattaactGTAACAAAAGAACCGACCAACAAATATATCTACTTTTACGTGCACGACAAAGGGAcgccactgcagctgatggtaaatCGAatgggggtccaatagaatgtcgactggcgagagatgattacccctcggcagtcgatacaattatgccggcctgttggagccggatatacataggctgatcacAGAGCTCGACACACtgacgtgtgccactatggcgggtttaaacaccttgttatacggtgatcgctattcgggcggatataaaatatatccgaccACCAACAGAATctaattgaattgaaataagATTCGGTACACCCACTCTCCGTCATgagtatttcgtcccatgatgtgatagagggcgaaccttcaatatttttattcctttgtcTAGTATTAGTCACTTGATGACCTCCGCCGACACAGGTCTTAAAAATGGGGAATTGTATCATCATCGACTGGATAATAGTAATTTATCCAAAGCTCCTGAGTAGCTACGGCCAGTCCTGCCTTCTTTACGCAATAAACGAGCCTAAGATTAGCAAAAAAAACTTGCATAAGTGAAATCTCTAAAGTAATTTAGTAAACAACTGCATCATCTATTGTGTCCACCACTAAGAAGGACCGTGTTAGGTGCGAACTCACCCTGTGCTAGATTcgcgaaaattataaatagctgCAGTGACAGGATTGACATACATGTTGACTCTCTTGCCAAGCTATCCAAGTCTTTTCATGAGTGCATACCGGATGTCAtgtagtattatattatgttttgttacattACTTAAGCTGTTAAATAGTGCATGCTGCTTTTAAATAGTGCATGCCaacctttaaataattgttacatttgtgcaacttaattgtattagtttttatatttaattcataagtAATAGTGTAAACAATTGTTGGTggccaaataaaacaaaaatcagtAGCGAAGGGTCTATGTAACCCGAATTCTGCTGTTTtccctttatataaaatttatttatcattagaatTATTTCCAGTCCACATTtgaacatattattagtacctaaagTCTAGTTGGGtttatttcggaaaatttcatccttcgcagAACTGTATGGCATTCGCAACTGCTTCCTGCGCAAAATATTgctgcgagaacttgctagtaCAAACTAAGCTTTAGTACTCAGTGCAACTCACCAGCCCTCCTCATGCATGTGAGTACCTCCATGAGCATCGTACTCACATCCTCACTCTCCCCGGAGCGAGAGATCATCGCGTATTCACCGGACACCTGCAACAACGTCGAAACACacatttactattaaaattaacattttctgTTAACTCATCTCCGACCTTGTTAGGGATCTTCTTCTTCAAGTGTCTCTTCATTGTTGAAGGTTGGCCGTTAGCTTCTTGTATTCTTAGTTGTCATTGGCCAGGCAGATCAAGTGTCCAACGGAGGTGATACGACTTATTATTCTATTGTAACTTTTTGGTTAACCATTTTTTAGAAAAACGATGTTATTTggatgaaaatgtatttatgtatttgtttcTTTTGACTCATCAGCACTCACAAGGAAACAAGGTCTTTTATAACAAAACTTCGTTAAAAGCAAAAGAACGCAGCTCCACCCGCATACAAATCCGTTTCCAAGATCAACAGTAGGGTATCAATCAGATTTAATTTAGCTtcgtattagtaaaagaatttgttAAATCTTCATAGGATTTCcagagattagtgcgttcaaacaaaacacaaactcttcagctttatataatagtatgaaTTACCTGATAAATGAAGAGCGGGTGGTTCGGGAACTTGTCCTTGGTCTGTCGCACGATGTCCAGGTACGGCAGGCCCGGCTTCACCATCAGGAAGTCCGCGCCCTCCGCCACGTCGCGAGCCTGcacaaattaaaatactctTAGACaccagaaattatttataacaaaaaaaatactcaatggtttttgatttcattttttatgaatCTCGTTTgagtttgtattttatatatagccATATAGTTTCTGATAAACACAAGGTATTAAAGGTGATCGTAGAGGTATAAGACTCTTCGcactttttatacaaaattttaaaaatattttataatcatctGCACTCATATACACTCAATGGCTCccaagtaaactatcgtatctggaaaaatagCTATATCCATTTTTAAACGTTTCGTTACCTAGGAACTGTTTactaaaaacacatttaattcaaaagttaataaacgaaaaaaacttaattgaaaaccatttactaactttttttaatgggttGTTAGTAAACAGTGcctagataacgaaacgttaaaaaagtgaCTATAGctatttttttcagatacgatacTTTACTTCGGAGCCATCGCACCCTCAGTCTGTCAAAGTAAGAACTCGCAGCATGGGCACAATATCGATGCAACCAATACACGCTCAATTGATACGAATATGCAACCAATGTACGCTCAATTCATACGAATATGCAACCAATGTACGCTCAATTCATACGAATATGCAACCAATGTATGCTCAATTGATACGAATATGCAACCAATGTACGCTCAATTCATACGAATATGCAACCAATGTATGCTCAATTCATACGAATATGCAACCGAAGCACGCTCAATTGATACGATTAAAGTTGATATATAAAGTGCGCGTGGTGCGCGTGGTGCGAGTACTgacggcggcgcgggcggcgagcgcggcggcgcCGGGCGGCAGCTGGTAGCACTTGCGGTCGCCCGACATCGGAGAACTCTTCATCGTGTCGCGGAACGGGCCGTACATCGACGACGCGAACTTGCACGAGTACGACAGCAGCGACACCTGCATCACAAACGATTATCATCAATAATAGCAGTCTATGGTGAGGGTGCAGCTAAGTCACAAAATTAGGGgcattagtattaaaattaggGGGGCagagtttaaaaaatacatcaaaaatgTGCATTGAATGACATTCATAtccatttgaaaaaaataacagaagATTGTCTTAAAAAATCTAACACCAATCAAATATTAGttgaacaaactttatttaggggggggggggcagggGCGGTTCTGTTCGACCACAAAATCTCTCACCCCTGGTTACGACAACGTCCCAATATTTTAAGAacttgtataacaaatattaaaaaacgacAACAAAGCAATAACCACCAAATAACCGAAGATGACAAATTTAAATACGTCTACTAAAAGAGATTCATTATAAACTATGTaggattgttatattttttataacattattgttCTCTCTTCATAGGGGAAGGCAGATATATACCACATCCACATTTAGCCAGCACACATTTTACCGTGTAGTAAGATACGAGTTTTTTTACTATACAGCATCAATTCCAGACAGACTAAAAAGCGAAATCACTTTACGACCCGATAATTGAACGCTTAGTACGGCATTCGTAGGCTAGCACATTCACAtactattttgatatttttgtattgtaccTGGTTTTGCAACTTGACAGAGACCAAGGCCTCCTTGATAGCCTTTATTCTATTATCCATCATGTCCGAGGGCGCCACGATTTGAGCACCTGTAGAcaattacaacaatattattataacggtattataaagaaatattacaaatatacatatgCAAATAGAGTCTTATTTACCGCAAAAGattttcgtaaaaactattctTAAATTGACGATATTGTGTATGGTAGTCCGCCTGGTAGATACCATcgtatgtttatttctaccaccaagcagcaatgtgcGAATAAAGCAGcggtttttattcaaaagggaACGACTACCTCTTCTCGCTTATAAAAACCTTACCAGCCAATGCATAAGCGAGTGCGACCTCCGCGATCCTTTAACAGATGCAGCATGGTCGATTGCGCCGGAGTCGGTCAGCAGGCCGCAGTGTCCGTGCGAGGTGTACGGGCAGAGGCACACGTCGCACGCCAGCAGCAGCGACGGCAGCTCCGCGCGGAGCCTCGGCAGCGCTCGGATCACAGGGTTCTGCGCCGAGTCCGCGTGCGAGCCGGTCGGGTCCTGGAACGGGataaaccataataataaaacaaaaacatacatcacgccatTATTACCGAAGTAAGcggaggtgcaaccagggcacacacttttcgccatgtttgatcaatcccatgatgtaataggaggcCTGTCCTGCCTTATGGGAGGCAAATTTCAGCCTCCAGAGTGATATTGAGCAGGAAAAGCTCATACAACGTTCAACGACCCGGAATTCTATACAGGGACCTCAgatatttttgatgtttatttgttCATCTACTATAACAAAGCCCAACTCGATAGCCTAGTGCGAGATGGCTTGTTATGTGGTGTAATATGTGTCTACTCGGTATAATGAGAAATTTTGACGAAATTTCGATAATTAGAAATACGCATAAACgacttcataatattttatatgacattTGAACAACAGACCAAATTAACATAAAGGCATAACATGAAAAGATTATATCCGAGCAAGTGATTATAACGTGGGCGAAGACTCGAGCACGTTCTAGAACgtcattataatttgtgtaaattatagaaaaaaccATCGCACAACTAGGGAAATTGGTATGTTATATGTTTACACAGCTGTGTCAATAATTTTCTTTGACTTTATATCAGCTGCATGTCGAATATGCGACGCTAAGTTAtgtcttattaatttaaatgtatagttTCCGAATAGAAAATGAGTATACTAGATTGTCTCTCTTATGTCTCTCTAATGTGTCTGACCAGCTACTatcgcaatgtatatttctgcctcCAAACAGTATTGCAGAAGGACTATGAAGTTTGTACGACATTGTAGCTAAAGTAATTACTtggtataaaacatttaaagcttCAGGATGGAAAACCACGGTAAAACAATGctctaaactataaaattgtagATGGCGGCAAATCGTGAAGATTACAGATAATGGCAATGACAGACTTGCTTGTATCTTCATTcgagtatttataaaaaagatttcACGCAATATATAAGATTTGTTAAGAGCAAATAGTATCTATATAAACATTAGAACATTTTATTAGAGTTAACCTCTGAGGTGTTCAGTTACCAACACGGGCATGTGATTGACAATGATGTAATCTGGGCTAGACATTTGACATGTTCAACAGTATTAAAATGACTCAACGTAATTTGATCTAGCCTCAATACAAGATTTTATGGAGCGGTGTATATGGTAGGCTATTCTTAGATAGAAATGAGCAATTGAACGTATTATGTCACTGttgatgcatttttttttctatgttataaGGCCAGTGCAGTAAAGAACACATAGGTTATCTAACAATTTGCTGGAAGTTTAATGAGTTAGAAATATAACTTATTACTAATATGGAACCTGAGCCAGAAGATAATTTTTAAGCAGAAACTACACCTTGCCAATCTTAAATCTGAGTATTATATTCCTCACTGACATATTGGCCATTATACTATGTAAACCTTCAAATCctataagaagaaaaaaaataccttgGGCAAAGTTTCAATGATTCCAAATATAAGTATGGATTTGAGTCCTTTCGCCACCAAATCTTTTAACACTGGGATCAGCTCGTTGATACCATATCTATATACATTTGGCATGCTGGCCACTTCTTGTTTAGCATTGTCGTCTTCtctgaaaatataatacagtttaGTAGAAGCATATAGTATATACTGTCtcttgaataatataaaaaactagatGTTAATTCCACAAACTGATTAAGCTCAGGGTTCCATCCTTAAATGAAGCATACCATGATACATCCTTTCCATCTCACTATTCAAGACACACTATTGAAAAGAATCAATTTATTATCTACGATTGAAATGCTAATTGACTTGAGCAACATTTACTCGAAATTTTATAACTAAgttaaacaaacacaaaaattgAGCTGATTTTATATATCGGCGGTCCCTCAGTAAattatcgaatctgcaaaattgcatatcacttgtttagtgttaattacaa
The sequence above is drawn from the Manduca sexta isolate Smith_Timp_Sample1 chromosome 28, JHU_Msex_v1.0, whole genome shotgun sequence genome and encodes:
- the LOC119190973 gene encoding delta-aminolevulinic acid dehydratase-like; translated protein: MSQLYVSAEHVLQGGYHHATLRRLQEPNTTIEPHNIMYPVFLLEDDNAKQEVASMPNVYRYGINELIPVLKDLVAKGLKSILIFGIIETLPKDPTGSHADSAQNPVIRALPRLRAELPSLLLACDVCLCPYTSHGHCGLLTDSGAIDHAASVKGSRRSHSLMHWLVRFL